A DNA window from Procambarus clarkii isolate CNS0578487 chromosome 3, FALCON_Pclarkii_2.0, whole genome shotgun sequence contains the following coding sequences:
- the LOC138367939 gene encoding RNA-binding protein 25-like — MAHSPVDISSSISSSPEEEEKGVKTEEVVGNEESLIKEGARGIKGRFHQERQTDRQRETDRERQTERDRQTDRQTERERERERERERERQTDRHTDYDCDIELPLILTSHQHEEKMRERDGWKRGEREREREREIEREREREIEREIEREIEREIEREIEREIEREIEREIEREIEREI; from the exons ATGGCCCATTCTCCTGTAGATATATCTAGTTCTATATCTAGTTCTCCT GAAGAAGAAGAGAAAGGTGTAAAGACGGAGGAGGTGGTAGGGAACGAAGAGTCTCTTATTAAGGAAGGGGCGAGAGGAATAAAAGGACGCTTCCaccaagagagacagacagacagacagagagagacagacagagagagacagacagagagagacagacagacagacagacagacagagagagagagagagagagagagagagagagagagagagagacagacagacagacatacaga CTATGATTGTGATATTGAGCTCCCA CTTATTCTTACTTCCCACCAGCATGAAgaaaagatgagagagagagatggatggaagagaggggagagagagagagagagagagagagagattgagagagagagagagagagagattgagagagagattgagagagagattgagagagagattgagagagagattgagagagagattgagagagagattgagagagagattgagagagagattgagagagagatt